The Hydrogenobacter hydrogenophilus genome has a window encoding:
- a CDS encoding MFS transporter, with amino-acid sequence MERKAYKIVLLFGVVSLLADMTYEGARGIIGPYMSLLGASAFIVSFISGFGEFLGYALRLFSGYLADKTKLYWAITIVGYAINLFSVPLLAIAPSWQWAGFLVLIERIGKSIRTPSRDVLLSFATKKMGHGLGFGIHEFFDQIGALSGPILVSVVLFVSGDYRSAFIFLGVPAFIALLTLIYTKLIYTDSVVKEEREEGDHLKSHFFMYVVASGFVAMGYADFALLAYHLKQGISMPDGWISLVYAVAMGVDAIFALLFGILFDRIGFYALMLGILVASAYPLFAFSLSFTFVFLGIVLWGLGMGIQESIMRSAIAKLTPPETRGKAFGIFHFFYGFSWFLGSAIMGYLYQVSFKYLIAFSVASQLLSLVPIFMLSKSFSAKSRSSG; translated from the coding sequence ATGGAAAGGAAAGCCTATAAGATAGTCCTTCTTTTTGGTGTGGTAAGTCTCCTTGCGGATATGACCTACGAAGGAGCAAGGGGCATCATAGGTCCTTATATGTCCCTTTTGGGTGCGAGTGCTTTTATAGTTAGCTTTATATCGGGTTTTGGGGAGTTCTTAGGTTATGCTCTGAGGCTTTTCTCTGGATACTTAGCTGATAAAACAAAGCTCTATTGGGCTATCACCATAGTAGGATACGCTATAAATCTTTTTTCTGTACCTCTACTTGCAATAGCACCAAGCTGGCAGTGGGCTGGATTTTTAGTTCTCATAGAAAGGATAGGTAAATCCATAAGGACACCTTCAAGGGACGTACTTCTTTCCTTTGCTACAAAGAAGATGGGTCATGGTCTTGGCTTTGGCATACACGAGTTTTTTGATCAAATAGGAGCTCTTTCTGGTCCTATTTTGGTAAGTGTAGTACTATTTGTCAGTGGAGATTACCGATCTGCTTTTATCTTTTTAGGTGTGCCTGCTTTTATAGCCCTTTTGACCCTCATATACACAAAACTCATCTATACAGACAGTGTGGTTAAAGAGGAGCGAGAAGAAGGGGATCACTTAAAAAGCCATTTCTTCATGTATGTAGTTGCAAGCGGATTTGTTGCTATGGGGTATGCGGACTTTGCTCTTTTAGCTTACCACCTTAAGCAAGGCATTTCTATGCCAGATGGATGGATATCCCTCGTTTATGCGGTTGCCATGGGAGTGGATGCCATCTTTGCTCTTCTCTTTGGAATTCTTTTTGATAGGATTGGGTTCTATGCACTAATGCTTGGTATTTTGGTTGCTTCCGCATATCCACTCTTTGCTTTCTCTTTAAGCTTTACCTTTGTCTTCTTAGGGATAGTATTGTGGGGCTTAGGTATGGGTATTCAGGAATCCATAATGAGGTCAGCTATAGCTAAGCTTACACCACCAGAGACAAGGGGAAAAGCTTTTGGTATTTTTCACTTTTTCTACGGATTTTCTTGGTTCTTGGGTAGCGCCATTATGGGTTATCTCTATCAGGTGTCTTTTAAATACCTGATAGCTTTCTCTGTGGCATCTCAACTACTTTCCTTAGTGCCTATCTTCATGCTTTCCAAAAGCTTTTCAGCCAAAAGTAGGTCTTCTGGATAA
- the ybeY gene encoding rRNA maturation RNase YbeY, with product MRNLKDQRKNRIQIKLHKRVSVKKSWIEEVCHRIAQILDLNKVEVSVFLTDDKTVQELNRTYRNKDKPTDVLSFPINERVGDWLLLGDIVISVDTAKRQASSFGHSFKEELKRLLVHGFIHLIGYDHELGGEEERKFFSLEEHVLKNLLEYT from the coding sequence ATGAGGAATTTGAAAGATCAAAGGAAGAACAGGATACAGATAAAGCTACACAAGAGAGTAAGCGTAAAGAAGAGCTGGATTGAAGAAGTATGCCATCGCATAGCTCAGATCCTTGACCTTAATAAGGTTGAGGTGAGTGTTTTCCTCACAGATGATAAGACTGTTCAAGAACTCAACAGGACATACAGAAATAAAGACAAACCTACTGATGTGCTATCTTTCCCTATAAACGAAAGAGTAGGTGATTGGCTCCTTCTTGGAGACATAGTGATCTCCGTAGATACCGCAAAAAGGCAAGCATCATCTTTTGGACACTCTTTTAAGGAAGAACTAAAGCGACTTTTGGTTCACGGCTTTATCCACCTTATAGGGTATGATCACGAACTTGGAGGTGAAGAAGAAAGAAAGTTTTTCAGTTTGGAAGAGCATGTGCTAAAAAACCTTTTAGAATATACTTAA
- the resB gene encoding cytochrome c biogenesis protein ResB, which yields MRYGLFVISSLIFLAVAIVGLFHLEERGFFYYVVLFFAGGIFALSTLQLVFTALMDFLRDYRKHKNPLDFLYDFFSSLKLAIFLMVSLGLLSMLGSTYIQQNQPLGFYLDRFGADVGLWFWKLWLTDVFHSWYYIAFIVLLAVNLIVCSIKRLPRVWIQTFTKERFQKLDQHTQKHLKPISIRINPSKEKVLSFLKRHGFSVYMEEEEGKVYFYGEKGRYSRLGVYVVHIGLLVIMAGALIDAIWGIRGSVIVPEGSRSDTLVLQSNDKQLRLPFQIELENFRIVTYGEEAQRKGKPINTPFKDDVASFESDIRIIKDGKVVSSGTTAVNSPFDFGAYRIFQATYGLTGEAGVVKLVVFDKSKVSKDPKSALLGEVELKAGKVSEFKDMLLSIDRSTLNIEDEQAGMRGDLKPALIVKVLLNHKSYNVPVVYSPELTLIAYTQLKELRDFPYVFFMSDFRPRFFSGFQVSHQPGTSLIWLGSFLVVGGMLIAFYTIHRKVWMRLEGDTLWVAFWSHKLKEDFRKSFIKALEELKHEGARNGKEPDYA from the coding sequence ATGCGTTATGGACTTTTTGTAATATCATCACTGATCTTTTTAGCTGTGGCCATAGTGGGACTCTTTCACCTTGAAGAGAGAGGCTTTTTCTATTATGTGGTTTTGTTTTTTGCAGGAGGCATTTTTGCTTTATCTACACTGCAGTTGGTTTTTACCGCTTTGATGGACTTTCTCAGAGACTATAGAAAGCACAAAAATCCTTTGGACTTTCTTTATGACTTTTTCTCCTCTCTGAAGCTTGCCATATTCTTGATGGTTTCTTTGGGTTTACTTTCTATGCTTGGTTCTACATACATACAGCAAAACCAACCCTTAGGCTTTTATCTTGACAGATTTGGCGCAGATGTAGGGTTGTGGTTTTGGAAGCTTTGGCTCACAGATGTCTTTCACTCTTGGTACTACATAGCATTTATAGTGCTTCTTGCGGTTAATCTAATAGTTTGTTCCATTAAAAGACTTCCAAGAGTGTGGATACAGACCTTTACGAAAGAAAGGTTTCAGAAGTTGGACCAACATACGCAAAAGCATTTAAAACCCATCAGCATACGCATAAACCCATCAAAGGAGAAGGTTCTGTCTTTTTTAAAAAGGCATGGTTTTAGTGTTTATATGGAAGAGGAAGAGGGAAAGGTATATTTCTATGGGGAAAAGGGTAGGTACTCGCGCTTAGGTGTTTATGTGGTTCATATAGGCTTGCTGGTGATAATGGCGGGTGCGCTTATAGATGCCATTTGGGGCATAAGGGGATCCGTTATAGTACCAGAAGGTTCAAGAAGTGATACTCTTGTGTTGCAGTCTAATGATAAACAGTTGAGACTACCTTTTCAGATAGAACTGGAAAACTTTAGGATTGTCACATACGGTGAGGAAGCCCAAAGAAAAGGAAAACCCATTAATACACCTTTTAAAGATGATGTGGCAAGCTTTGAGAGTGATATACGTATCATCAAAGATGGCAAAGTGGTCTCAAGTGGCACTACCGCAGTAAATTCTCCCTTTGACTTTGGTGCTTACAGAATATTTCAGGCAACATACGGACTCACAGGCGAAGCTGGTGTGGTAAAGCTTGTAGTGTTTGACAAAAGCAAGGTGTCGAAAGATCCTAAATCTGCTCTGCTGGGTGAGGTGGAGCTAAAAGCGGGCAAGGTTAGTGAGTTTAAAGACATGCTTCTTTCTATAGACAGGTCAACTCTCAACATAGAGGACGAGCAAGCTGGTATGAGAGGAGACCTAAAGCCTGCTTTGATAGTTAAAGTTCTTTTAAACCATAAATCTTACAATGTGCCTGTGGTTTACTCACCCGAGCTTACTCTTATTGCTTACACTCAACTCAAAGAGCTTAGAGACTTTCCCTATGTCTTTTTTATGTCTGACTTTAGACCGAGGTTTTTTAGTGGTTTTCAGGTATCTCACCAGCCGGGTACTTCTCTAATATGGCTTGGTTCCTTTCTGGTTGTTGGCGGTATGCTAATAGCTTTTTATACTATTCACAGGAAGGTGTGGATGAGATTAGAGGGTGATACCCTTTGGGTAGCCTTTTGGTCCCATAAGCTAAAAGAAGACTTTAGAAAAAGCTTTATAAAAGCTCTGGAGGAGTTAAAGCATGAAGGTGCTCGTAATGGAAAAGAACCTGATTATGCTTAG
- a CDS encoding glycogen synthase, with amino-acid sequence MKVVMVAFESAPYIKVGGLGDVIHSLSKTLVKLGHEVSVILPLHKGIKANPTKTAENIKIYMDHEWKSFNLYEDKLDGIRFFFVDYPPYYRRDYPYSPPKGTYEDNPLRAGFLGLAGLEVIKRMALSPDVVHIHDWHTAMLGLYKHLYYQSMDYMAVVFTIHNAMHQGIFDSHFLPRLNLPWEVFHPFGGIEFYGKINFLKAGILFCDVLTTVSPSYAEELKEYAYGLEGVIREKKYFFGILNGIDYDIWNPERDNYIKVRYSVKNFKKKKYANKKHLREVFGLTGKEDKPLVGMVSRLTAQKGFDIIKDVIPQAVVEGFEFVFLGSGEEFYQSMLIDFMKKYPNSVRVRIEYNEELAHKVYAGSDMFLMPSLFEPCGISQMIAMRYGTVPIVRKTGGLKDTVIDVIENPQTGTGFTFEEYKPKELFHAMLKAAVFYEMEKCNGSKRWSELIKRCMSVDFSWEKSAKQYEGIYSSAVLLRKYQG; translated from the coding sequence ATGAAGGTGGTTATGGTCGCTTTTGAGAGCGCACCTTACATAAAGGTAGGTGGGTTGGGGGATGTGATACATTCCCTTTCAAAAACCTTGGTTAAATTGGGACACGAGGTATCTGTTATCCTTCCTCTTCACAAGGGTATAAAGGCAAATCCTACAAAAACAGCAGAAAACATAAAAATTTATATGGACCATGAGTGGAAAAGCTTTAACCTTTACGAAGATAAGCTTGATGGTATCAGATTTTTTTTTGTAGACTACCCTCCTTACTATCGTAGGGACTATCCCTACTCTCCCCCTAAAGGAACCTACGAAGACAATCCCCTAAGAGCCGGTTTTTTGGGTCTTGCAGGACTTGAGGTTATAAAGCGTATGGCACTATCCCCAGATGTAGTACATATCCACGATTGGCACACCGCCATGTTGGGTCTTTATAAACATCTCTACTATCAAAGTATGGATTACATGGCTGTAGTGTTTACCATACATAACGCTATGCACCAAGGTATATTTGACAGTCATTTTTTACCCAGACTTAACCTTCCGTGGGAAGTATTTCATCCCTTTGGAGGTATTGAGTTCTACGGGAAGATAAACTTCCTTAAAGCTGGTATCTTGTTCTGTGATGTTCTAACTACTGTTAGTCCTTCTTATGCGGAAGAGCTAAAAGAGTACGCTTATGGTCTTGAGGGTGTAATAAGAGAGAAAAAGTACTTTTTTGGAATACTCAACGGTATAGACTACGACATATGGAATCCAGAAAGAGATAATTACATAAAGGTGCGCTATAGTGTAAAAAATTTCAAAAAAAAGAAGTATGCCAATAAAAAGCATTTACGGGAGGTTTTTGGTTTAACGGGCAAGGAGGACAAACCTCTTGTGGGTATGGTATCAAGACTTACCGCTCAGAAAGGATTTGACATTATAAAGGATGTTATCCCTCAAGCGGTTGTAGAAGGTTTTGAGTTTGTCTTTTTAGGTTCGGGTGAAGAGTTTTACCAAAGCATGCTAATAGATTTTATGAAGAAGTATCCCAACAGTGTTAGGGTCAGGATAGAGTACAACGAAGAGCTAGCTCACAAAGTTTATGCAGGAAGCGACATGTTTCTTATGCCTTCTCTTTTTGAACCTTGCGGTATATCTCAAATGATAGCTATGAGGTATGGGACTGTCCCCATAGTTAGAAAGACAGGAGGGCTCAAAGATACCGTTATAGATGTCATAGAAAATCCCCAAACGGGCACAGGCTTTACCTTTGAAGAGTATAAACCCAAAGAGCTTTTTCATGCTATGCTTAAAGCTGCGGTTTTTTACGAAATGGAAAAGTGTAATGGATCAAAGAGATGGTCAGAGCTAATAAAGAGGTGCATGTCTGTAGATTTTTCGTGGGAAAAAAGCGCCAAACAGTACGAAGGTATTTATTCATCTGCAGTGCTTTTAAGAAAGTATCAAGGATAA
- the ispD gene encoding 2-C-methyl-D-erythritol 4-phosphate cytidylyltransferase: MISVILLSAGEGKRFGKKKQFVELCGKPMYLYSLEKVIGRFDEVILVLPEEDMDRVRLPAGVQKVKGGKERQDSVLEGLLEAKGDVVIVHDCARPLADVELFYKVSKLDAYHGKITAVPVRDTLKEVAEGMVVKTIDRSNVWLSQTPQAFDRRVLLECHFRARNEGFYATDDATLLERYGYRVGVVEGSPWNFKITYPEDLLLAEKLLESMKIGTKESS, translated from the coding sequence ATGATAAGCGTTATCCTGCTTTCCGCAGGAGAAGGAAAACGTTTTGGAAAAAAGAAACAGTTTGTAGAGCTCTGTGGTAAACCTATGTACCTTTATTCCCTTGAGAAAGTAATAGGTAGGTTTGACGAAGTGATCCTCGTGCTTCCAGAAGAAGATATGGACAGGGTAAGACTGCCAGCAGGCGTTCAAAAGGTAAAGGGAGGAAAAGAGAGACAAGACTCAGTGCTTGAGGGTTTGCTTGAAGCTAAGGGTGATGTAGTGATAGTGCATGACTGTGCTCGCCCCCTTGCAGATGTGGAGCTTTTCTATAAGGTATCTAAGCTTGATGCGTATCATGGAAAGATAACTGCAGTACCAGTAAGAGACACACTAAAAGAGGTAGCGGAAGGCATGGTGGTTAAAACCATAGACAGGAGTAATGTGTGGCTTTCTCAGACACCGCAAGCTTTTGATAGAAGGGTGCTTCTTGAATGCCATTTTAGAGCTAGAAACGAAGGTTTTTATGCCACAGATGATGCAACCCTTCTGGAGAGATACGGCTACAGGGTGGGTGTAGTGGAGGGTTCCCCGTGGAACTTTAAGATCACTTATCCAGAAGACCTACTTTTGGCTGAAAAGCTTTTGGAAAGCATGAAGATAGGCACTAAGGAAAGTAGTTGA
- the mrdA gene encoding penicillin-binding protein 2, whose translation MHRRRFIFLALLSAVLYLVVLLRLIYMQIFKGSYFAELSKKNYLRLKVLYPQRGDILDRNGEKLAYDIPKYVLFLDPQKLEDKTVLKDILKELKDIFQVDLDENALKQRVKGFDPIPVKNLETQEEIDKFYNNSYKLPGVFINMIPQRYYPYGEMVSHVVGYTSYPDQEELRRYKDRISTQSLIGKYGIEKALDEFILGYTGGQEIMINAVGKPIKVIRDIPPKKGNTVVLTVDLRIQRIIYEVFRDSGHKAGGVILLHAKTGEVLGLLSYPCFDPNVISDKWQEYLSDPYRPLFNRCLFAKYPPASVIKPALALALLKKGISLKDGVVCQGKFELGNRTFYCWNRHGHGWENVKTAIRDSCDVFFYNYGYYKLGPKGIEETLREFSYAEGIPFELPCGKGFIPTPSWKKKRFGSAWYGGDTVNLSIGQGYITATLLEQVLMMSGIVNNGVIYKPTLVREIRDPYGKVVWRNRKTVYKVVRASPEHFGIVKEALRDVVRRGTAQSANSHIAEIAGKTGTAQVSPLSAKRKHLPYHLRDHAWFVGFAPYRDPIFVIGVLVEHGRSGGAVAAPIARNIIERIYIEGINREFM comes from the coding sequence ATGCACAGACGTAGGTTCATCTTTCTTGCTTTGCTTAGTGCCGTCCTTTATCTGGTGGTCCTTTTAAGACTTATCTACATGCAGATCTTTAAAGGTTCTTACTTCGCAGAACTTTCTAAGAAAAACTATTTACGGCTAAAGGTACTTTACCCACAGAGAGGGGACATACTTGACAGAAACGGTGAAAAGTTGGCTTACGATATTCCTAAGTATGTACTGTTTCTTGACCCTCAAAAGCTTGAAGATAAGACAGTTCTTAAGGATATACTTAAAGAATTAAAGGACATTTTCCAAGTGGATCTGGACGAAAATGCATTGAAACAGAGAGTAAAGGGCTTTGATCCCATACCCGTAAAAAACTTAGAAACACAAGAGGAAATAGACAAGTTTTACAACAACAGCTACAAACTACCGGGTGTGTTTATAAACATGATTCCACAAAGGTACTACCCCTACGGCGAGATGGTTTCCCATGTAGTTGGGTACACAAGCTATCCTGATCAAGAAGAGCTAAGAAGATATAAAGACAGAATTTCTACCCAAAGCCTTATAGGTAAGTACGGTATAGAAAAGGCGTTAGATGAGTTTATTCTGGGATATACAGGTGGGCAGGAAATTATGATAAACGCTGTAGGGAAACCTATAAAGGTTATAAGGGATATACCACCCAAGAAAGGCAATACCGTAGTGCTCACTGTAGACCTTAGGATTCAGAGGATAATTTACGAGGTATTTAGGGATTCTGGACACAAAGCGGGTGGGGTAATTCTTCTTCACGCAAAGACGGGTGAAGTTCTCGGTTTGCTAAGTTATCCCTGCTTTGATCCCAATGTAATATCTGACAAGTGGCAGGAATACCTATCAGACCCTTACAGACCACTGTTTAACAGGTGTTTATTTGCCAAGTATCCCCCTGCCTCCGTTATAAAGCCTGCTTTAGCACTTGCGCTTCTTAAAAAAGGAATATCCTTAAAAGACGGTGTGGTTTGCCAAGGGAAGTTTGAGCTGGGCAACAGGACTTTTTACTGCTGGAACAGGCACGGTCATGGATGGGAAAATGTAAAAACCGCTATAAGAGACTCCTGCGATGTTTTCTTTTACAACTATGGATATTACAAACTTGGACCTAAAGGCATAGAAGAAACCCTTAGAGAGTTTTCTTATGCGGAGGGTATCCCCTTTGAACTACCCTGTGGCAAGGGCTTTATACCCACACCTTCTTGGAAAAAAAAGAGGTTCGGATCTGCTTGGTACGGAGGTGATACGGTAAATCTATCTATAGGTCAGGGTTATATAACTGCCACTTTGCTTGAGCAGGTGCTTATGATGAGCGGTATAGTTAATAATGGAGTGATATACAAGCCTACATTAGTTAGAGAGATAAGAGATCCATACGGGAAGGTAGTTTGGAGAAACAGAAAAACAGTTTATAAGGTAGTAAGAGCGTCTCCTGAGCACTTTGGCATTGTAAAAGAAGCTCTGAGAGATGTGGTAAGAAGAGGAACCGCTCAATCTGCCAACTCACACATAGCAGAGATTGCAGGAAAAACGGGAACCGCCCAAGTATCCCCTCTAAGTGCAAAGAGGAAGCACCTGCCTTACCACCTTAGGGATCACGCTTGGTTTGTAGGTTTTGCGCCCTACAGAGATCCCATATTTGTGATAGGTGTCTTGGTAGAGCATGGAAGATCTGGTGGTGCAGTTGCAGCACCTATAGCAAGGAACATAATAGAGCGCATATACATAGAAGGTATAAACAGAGAGTTTATGTGA
- a CDS encoding PhoH family protein, with translation MSSAEKVEERVDLGSFDEVFYAIVGRADENLKYFSQLFDVKMLARGTEITIRGEEDKVKQAYDFIRSTIKELRSHPMTAQEVREKAKEYVSKRTALQQEDKENIILMTHRRKAIVPKTRTQKIYVDAIKNNDIVFGIGPAGTGKTYLAMAMALAHLKENKVNKIILTRPAVEAGEKLGFLPGGIAEKVDPYLRPLYDALYDMVDYDKASYMLERNIIEIAPLAFMRGRTLNDAFIILDEAQNSTKEQMKMFLTRIGFGSKVVITGDITQIDLPKREHSGLVEAIKVLQGIEGISFVWFTEEDVVRHPIVARIIKAYEEFERSKEEQDTDKATQESKRKEELD, from the coding sequence ATGTCAAGCGCAGAAAAGGTAGAAGAAAGAGTAGATTTGGGTAGTTTTGATGAAGTCTTTTATGCCATAGTAGGGCGTGCTGATGAAAATCTCAAGTACTTTTCCCAACTGTTTGATGTGAAGATGTTAGCAAGAGGTACGGAGATCACTATCAGGGGAGAAGAGGACAAAGTAAAGCAGGCATATGACTTTATAAGAAGCACTATAAAGGAGCTCAGGTCTCATCCCATGACTGCACAGGAAGTAAGGGAAAAGGCAAAAGAGTATGTAAGCAAAAGGACAGCTCTTCAGCAGGAAGATAAGGAAAACATCATCTTGATGACTCACAGAAGAAAAGCCATAGTCCCCAAAACTCGCACACAGAAGATATACGTAGATGCTATAAAAAACAACGACATAGTTTTTGGTATAGGTCCCGCAGGAACTGGAAAAACATACTTAGCTATGGCTATGGCTCTTGCACACCTGAAAGAAAACAAGGTTAACAAGATAATACTCACAAGACCTGCTGTTGAGGCTGGAGAAAAGTTGGGCTTTCTACCAGGGGGCATAGCGGAGAAAGTAGACCCGTATCTTAGACCCCTCTACGATGCCCTTTATGATATGGTGGATTACGATAAAGCTAGTTATATGCTTGAGAGGAACATTATAGAGATAGCACCTCTTGCCTTCATGAGAGGAAGAACACTTAACGATGCTTTCATAATACTTGACGAAGCTCAAAATTCCACCAAAGAACAGATGAAGATGTTCCTTACCCGTATAGGATTTGGTTCCAAGGTAGTCATCACAGGTGACATAACGCAGATAGACCTTCCCAAGAGGGAACATTCAGGACTGGTAGAAGCCATAAAGGTACTTCAGGGCATAGAAGGCATAAGTTTCGTTTGGTTTACGGAAGAAGATGTGGTAAGACATCCCATAGTTGCGAGGATAATAAAGGCTTATGAGGAATTTGAAAGATCAAAGGAAGAACAGGATACAGATAAAGCTACACAAGAGAGTAAGCGTAAAGAAGAGCTGGATTGA
- the mreC gene encoding rod shape-determining protein MreC: MGRKRWIIYLSLILLNIFLYFSNISSSKYLSFLFDILYSILMPVIELKTQLANTMSNSVNRYIYLVNVEKTNRELLKQVQELYLYKSQLRICETSLKSLSELMDIQAQNYIKDIVFAGVVGYDPSGMDTFVLIDKGKDQGIEEGFVVFFKDRFVGIVDKVFGSSSRVRTVYSKDLTVSSTTESTGKSYIYKGGWRYGQLLYVNLEDPIEKGNLVLLRDNRKVIPAFIIGTVLKSEQRNDQFFKKVLVLPSVDIRKLEYVVVIKARL; this comes from the coding sequence ATGGGCAGGAAAAGATGGATAATCTACCTCTCTCTGATCCTTTTAAATATTTTTCTTTACTTTTCAAACATATCCTCAAGTAAGTACCTCTCTTTCCTTTTTGATATCTTGTACAGCATACTTATGCCAGTCATAGAATTAAAAACGCAGTTAGCCAACACGATGAGCAATAGTGTAAATAGATACATATACCTTGTGAATGTAGAAAAAACTAATCGCGAGCTTTTAAAACAAGTGCAGGAGCTTTATCTTTATAAAAGCCAGTTAAGGATCTGTGAGACATCTCTCAAAAGCCTGTCTGAGCTTATGGACATTCAAGCACAAAACTACATTAAGGATATAGTATTTGCGGGGGTTGTAGGGTATGACCCATCAGGTATGGATACTTTTGTGCTCATAGATAAGGGTAAAGATCAGGGAATAGAGGAAGGCTTTGTAGTGTTTTTTAAGGATAGGTTTGTAGGTATAGTGGACAAAGTCTTTGGTAGCTCCTCAAGAGTCAGAACAGTTTACTCAAAAGATCTTACTGTCTCCTCAACCACAGAATCTACAGGAAAGAGTTATATATACAAAGGGGGATGGCGATATGGACAGCTTCTTTATGTAAACCTTGAAGATCCTATAGAAAAAGGTAATTTGGTGCTTTTGAGAGATAACAGAAAGGTTATTCCTGCTTTTATAATAGGAACTGTGCTAAAATCAGAGCAGAGAAACGATCAGTTTTTTAAAAAAGTGTTGGTTCTACCTTCTGTGGACATAAGAAAGCTTGAGTATGTGGTAGTCATAAAGGCAAGGTTATGA
- the kdsB gene encoding 3-deoxy-manno-octulosonate cytidylyltransferase: MRKLIVIPARLSSTRLKEKPLKVLAGKPLIRWVAEGCLKTGEEVLLATDSEKIASVVKDLPIKVVYTPADLPSGSDRVAYAIKEEDVDYVINYQGDEPFVYPEDVSRLFKALEDFSVATLALRDEKAYEDPSSVKVVLAKDGTALYFSRSAIPFFVESPSGIYPLKHVGIYAFRKEVLMEFTRWDRGELERRESLEQLRLLENGVKIKVLLTQNYYHGVDTEEDAKLVSERLLKSFTQ, from the coding sequence ATGAGAAAACTTATAGTAATACCTGCAAGACTATCTTCTACACGGCTCAAAGAAAAACCATTGAAGGTGTTGGCTGGAAAGCCTTTGATAAGGTGGGTCGCGGAAGGCTGTTTAAAAACAGGTGAGGAGGTTCTTCTTGCAACAGACAGTGAAAAGATAGCGAGTGTGGTTAAGGATCTCCCTATAAAGGTAGTTTATACACCAGCAGACCTACCCTCTGGAAGTGATAGAGTAGCTTACGCAATAAAAGAAGAAGATGTGGATTATGTTATCAACTATCAAGGGGATGAGCCTTTCGTATATCCAGAGGATGTAAGCAGGCTATTTAAAGCTCTTGAGGATTTTTCTGTTGCCACCTTAGCCTTAAGGGACGAAAAGGCTTATGAAGACCCTTCATCCGTAAAAGTGGTGCTTGCAAAAGATGGAACTGCTCTTTACTTTTCAAGAAGCGCTATACCCTTCTTTGTTGAGTCTCCATCTGGGATATATCCTCTCAAGCATGTAGGCATATACGCCTTTAGAAAGGAGGTTCTTATGGAGTTTACCCGTTGGGATAGGGGAGAACTTGAAAGAAGAGAATCCTTGGAACAATTGAGACTCTTAGAGAATGGAGTGAAGATAAAAGTACTTTTGACCCAAAACTACTATCACGGAGTGGATACAGAAGAAGATGCTAAGCTCGTGTCAGAAAGACTGCTCAAAAGCTTTACTCAGTGA
- a CDS encoding acyl-CoA thioesterase: MTHIYRRRVQFYETDAQGIVHHSNYFRYFEEARGDLLRTLGLPYSKLREEGYEVVLLSAFCEFKKPLFYDEEILIKISLSYIDRFTFSFDYQVFVEEELRAVGNTKHCILKDLKIRSIPNIIRDVLKGSDGKESL, from the coding sequence ATGACGCACATATACAGAAGACGCGTACAGTTCTACGAAACGGACGCTCAGGGTATAGTCCATCACTCTAACTACTTTAGGTACTTTGAGGAAGCAAGAGGGGATCTGCTTCGTACTCTTGGACTTCCTTATTCTAAGCTAAGGGAAGAAGGTTATGAGGTAGTCCTTTTGTCCGCTTTTTGTGAGTTCAAAAAACCCCTTTTCTACGACGAGGAGATACTTATAAAGATAAGCCTGTCTTACATAGACAGATTTACTTTTTCCTTTGATTATCAAGTGTTTGTTGAGGAAGAACTAAGGGCGGTTGGCAATACCAAGCATTGCATCCTTAAAGACCTAAAGATAAGGTCTATACCCAATATAATAAGAGATGTTCTAAAGGGGAGCGATGGAAAGGAAAGCCTATAA